In the genome of Gloeotrichia echinulata CP02, one region contains:
- a CDS encoding PAS domain S-box protein, with the protein MQCQNQLIDLPNLYHAIDHSPLTITYDSYVIEAIVLMSQAPNTSVSVSNSHSLLDSNGWSHQGTSYILVVEGGRLLGIFTHRDVVRLTAAGMDLSKVRIAEVMTRQVVTFKQSSSGDILTALSLLRQHGISHLPIVDDRQQLLGIVTETSLLQAFDLVKMVGVVEGLQQPLQQPTDELRVELSRTNALLQREITERQRVQEAWRQSEKLYRELVESQQDLIVRFDLEGLIIFANTATCQTFGLSLDELRGRSLWEFTHPDDLPQAMDNMTALLSPPHSLNITEKCLLTVNGVRWFEWKITSIEDETGEVIEFQSVGRDITERQHMEAALEESEQKFRNFADNSQAVIWIASHDKLENMYVNPVYEKIWGRSCQSLCDQPYDWIDAIHLEDRDRAVANLLLQRLGQSYEVEYRLVRPDGSIRWIWDRGFPIRDEQGKIYAHGGIAEDITERKLSQESLRESEERLSLALESAYMGIWDWNLLSKEWVWSHHMGPLYGLPIGFLSPTYETLVNFIHPDDRQSFSLAITRSIDQGIDFAIEYRVIWSDGSVHWLSSNGKVYHNEHGQPVRMLGVSRDINHRKQAQDKMREQAALLDITTDAIFVRNLQLQIVFWNQGAERLYGWNENEVLGKNVIELLYKQTPPQLEAALQKVIECGSWEGELNKVQKSGTEIIVQSRWSLVRDARERPKAILCVDTDITEKKQLEAQFFRSQRLESLGTLAGGIAHDLNNILTPILASAQLLQLKCPRNQEPYQQLLPIIENNAKRGAALVKQVLSFARGVKGEQTMVQVKHLIGEISQIIKQTFPKSIKLIVTIPEDLGVVYGDITQLHQVLMNLVVNARDAMPEGGNLSILAENKFIDQAYAKMNINAKVGDYIVITVADTGIGMPPEILERIFEPFFTTKDVGAGTGLGLATVLGIIKSHDGFVNVTTKVGKGSEFQLFLPDAEATQDPDTEDSELPKGNGELILIVDDEAEIRQITKIILENNNYRTIIAKNGIEAIALYAQYKHQISAVLMDMMMPEMDGITAIRTLQKMNPQVQIIASSGLNPTESLAEFGGTNVQAVLTKPYTAKDLLNKLQHTCAGR; encoded by the coding sequence ATGCAATGCCAGAATCAACTGATAGATTTGCCTAACTTATATCATGCTATTGATCATTCTCCTTTAACGATTACCTATGATAGCTATGTAATCGAAGCTATTGTTTTAATGAGTCAAGCACCAAATACTAGTGTTTCGGTGAGTAACTCCCATTCGTTGTTGGACTCTAACGGATGGAGCCACCAAGGAACTAGCTATATTTTAGTGGTGGAAGGAGGGCGTTTACTGGGAATCTTTACACATCGTGATGTAGTTAGGTTAACAGCTGCCGGTATGGATTTATCCAAGGTGAGGATAGCTGAGGTCATGACACGCCAAGTAGTTACCTTCAAACAATCAAGTTCTGGGGATATTTTGACAGCCTTATCGTTATTGCGTCAGCATGGGATTAGCCATTTGCCAATTGTAGACGATCGCCAGCAATTGCTAGGAATTGTCACTGAAACTAGTTTGTTACAAGCCTTTGACCTGGTGAAAATGGTTGGCGTTGTTGAAGGCTTACAGCAGCCTTTACAACAACCAACAGATGAATTAAGAGTGGAACTTAGCCGTACTAACGCACTTTTGCAGCGGGAAATCACTGAGCGTCAACGTGTCCAAGAAGCATGGCGACAAAGTGAAAAACTCTATCGTGAGCTAGTTGAGAGCCAACAAGACCTGATTGTCCGGTTCGATTTAGAGGGGCTGATTATTTTTGCTAATACAGCAACTTGTCAAACATTCGGCTTATCACTGGATGAATTGCGCGGTCGGTCGTTGTGGGAATTTACCCATCCAGACGACTTACCCCAAGCAATGGACAATATGACAGCGTTGCTATCTCCACCTCATTCCTTGAACATTACTGAGAAATGTTTATTGACCGTTAATGGTGTCCGCTGGTTTGAATGGAAGATTACCTCAATTGAAGATGAAACAGGAGAGGTTATTGAGTTTCAGTCAGTAGGGAGAGATATCACCGAACGCCAGCATATGGAAGCAGCACTGGAAGAAAGCGAGCAGAAATTTCGCAATTTTGCCGACAATAGCCAAGCCGTTATTTGGATAGCTAGTCATGATAAACTAGAGAACATGTATGTGAATCCAGTCTATGAGAAAATTTGGGGACGGTCTTGCCAGAGTTTATGCGACCAGCCATATGATTGGATAGATGCAATTCATCTTGAAGATCGCGATCGCGCCGTTGCTAACCTTTTATTACAGCGCTTAGGTCAGTCCTATGAAGTAGAATATCGCCTTGTGCGGCCTGATGGCTCGATTCGCTGGATCTGGGATCGGGGTTTTCCTATCCGCGATGAACAAGGAAAAATCTATGCACATGGTGGAATTGCAGAAGATATCACTGAGCGCAAACTCTCACAAGAGTCACTACGGGAGAGTGAGGAGCGACTGAGTTTAGCACTGGAATCCGCCTATATGGGGATATGGGATTGGAACCTCCTCAGCAAGGAGTGGGTTTGGTCTCACCATATGGGACCGCTATATGGTTTACCCATTGGCTTCTTGTCTCCAACTTATGAAACCTTGGTCAATTTTATCCATCCTGATGATCGCCAGTCTTTTAGTCTGGCTATAACTCGCAGCATTGACCAAGGAATTGACTTTGCAATTGAATATCGGGTGATTTGGTCAGATGGTAGCGTCCACTGGTTAAGTAGTAACGGTAAAGTCTACCATAACGAACATGGTCAGCCCGTGCGGATGCTTGGTGTAAGTAGAGATATCAATCATCGCAAACAGGCGCAAGATAAAATGCGCGAACAAGCAGCTCTACTCGATATCACCACAGACGCTATTTTCGTGCGTAATTTGCAACTCCAAATTGTATTTTGGAATCAAGGTGCAGAACGTCTGTATGGCTGGAATGAGAATGAGGTTCTCGGAAAGAACGTCATAGAGCTATTATACAAACAAACCCCACCGCAACTGGAAGCCGCACTGCAAAAAGTTATAGAGTGTGGCTCATGGGAAGGGGAACTGAATAAAGTTCAGAAATCTGGTACAGAAATTATCGTTCAAAGTCGCTGGAGTCTAGTCCGCGATGCGAGAGAAAGACCCAAAGCTATCCTTTGTGTTGACACCGACATCACCGAAAAAAAACAACTCGAAGCCCAGTTTTTTCGTTCCCAACGATTGGAAAGCCTGGGTACCCTTGCAGGTGGTATTGCCCACGACTTGAACAATATATTGACACCTATTTTAGCATCTGCTCAACTACTGCAGTTAAAATGCCCGCGAAATCAAGAGCCATATCAGCAATTGTTACCCATCATTGAAAATAACGCCAAACGTGGGGCTGCTTTAGTCAAGCAAGTATTATCATTTGCGCGAGGAGTTAAAGGTGAGCAGACGATGGTGCAGGTCAAGCACCTGATTGGGGAAATTAGCCAAATTATTAAGCAGACATTTCCCAAATCTATTAAATTAATTGTCACTATACCAGAAGACCTGGGCGTTGTCTATGGAGATATAACACAACTGCATCAAGTTCTGATGAACCTAGTAGTTAATGCTCGTGACGCCATGCCAGAGGGCGGTAATCTGAGTATTTTGGCAGAAAATAAGTTTATTGATCAAGCTTATGCCAAAATGAATATTAATGCCAAAGTTGGGGATTACATTGTGATTACCGTCGCTGACACAGGCATCGGTATGCCCCCAGAAATATTAGAGAGAATATTTGAGCCATTTTTTACGACAAAAGATGTGGGCGCAGGTACAGGACTTGGTTTAGCCACTGTACTTGGGATTATTAAAAGCCACGACGGTTTTGTCAATGTCACAACCAAAGTGGGTAAAGGTAGCGAATTTCAGCTATTCTTACCAGATGCCGAGGCTACCCAAGACCCAGACACAGAGGATAGCGAACTACCCAAAGGAAATGGAGAATTGATCTTAATTGTAGATGATGAAGCCGAAATTCGACAAATTACCAAAATTATCCTCGAAAACAACAACTACAGGACAATCATCGCTAAGAACGGAATTGAGGCGATCGCACTTTATGCCCAGTATAAGCATCAAATTAGCGCCGTGTTAATGGATATGATGATGCCAGAAATGGATGGAATCACAGCCATCCGCACCTTGCAAAAAATGAATCCACAGGTGCAAATTATTGCTAGCAGCGGACTCAATCCCACGGAGTCCTTGGCTGAATTTGGTGGGACAAATGTCCAAGCTGTTTTGACAAAACCCTACACCGCCAAGGATTTATTGAACAAGTTACAGCATACTTGTGCCGGGAGGTGA
- a CDS encoding Uma2 family endonuclease codes for MIAIPQEPQKMTIEEYLEWEPQQELRYEYVNGEVFAMTGGTIPHNDIALNFYRALYPHLRARGCRVNVSDVKVQLSPQSPYYYPDVIISCDSQDLNARKFIQNPQIIAEVLSPGTSGKDRGEKFTNYLKMPSLQEYLLIDSEQISVERYCRGEGRMWLYYPYTAGDIITLSSIEFELAIELLYEGVVLEAE; via the coding sequence ATGATAGCCATCCCCCAAGAGCCGCAAAAAATGACCATTGAGGAATATCTCGAATGGGAACCCCAGCAAGAGCTGCGTTATGAATATGTCAACGGCGAAGTTTTTGCGATGACAGGTGGTACAATTCCTCACAATGACATTGCCCTTAATTTTTACAGAGCTTTGTACCCACATTTACGTGCTAGAGGATGCCGAGTGAATGTGTCAGACGTGAAAGTGCAACTTAGTCCTCAAAGCCCTTATTATTATCCTGATGTTATCATCAGTTGCGACTCTCAAGACCTGAATGCCCGTAAATTTATTCAAAATCCGCAAATCATTGCAGAAGTTCTCTCCCCAGGGACAAGCGGTAAAGATCGGGGCGAAAAATTCACTAATTACCTAAAAATGCCCTCTTTACAAGAGTATTTATTGATAGACTCAGAACAAATATCCGTTGAACGTTACTGTCGGGGAGAGGGAAGAATGTGGCTTTACTATCCTTACACCGCCGGCGATATTATTACTTTATCAAGCATTGAATTTGAACTGGCAATTGAACTACTTTATGAAGGCGTTGTCTTGGAAGCTGAGTAA
- a CDS encoding ATP-dependent 6-phosphofructokinase: protein MGQRKRIGILTSGGDCPGLNCVIRAVVSHATLTYNWEILGIPYATQGLLERQTIPLNMHGWDLRGIDPLLNMGGTILGTINKGDTLAHASEMIASYEALAIDALIVIGGDGSLSILHQLATLGNWNIIAIPKTIDNDVALTERAIGFDTSVNTIVDALNRLTFTAASHDRVMIVEVMGRTAGHLALNAGIAGGADVILIPEIPYTIQGLCNHLAELRDRWRRKFAIIVVAEGVSLCLEDLADNSLLKDKQESCPSPKCGIGQYIAQKIAACSSQPVDTRVSVLGHIQRGGIPSALDRLTATVFGKIAVDLIAQEQYQQMVAWQNGQVLAIPIAEVVARSPFQVPTNGYLVQTARSLGVYIGENNNS from the coding sequence ATGGGACAGCGTAAACGAATTGGTATCCTTACAAGTGGCGGTGATTGTCCAGGACTAAACTGTGTAATTCGCGCAGTTGTCAGCCATGCAACACTCACCTATAATTGGGAAATATTGGGTATTCCTTACGCTACTCAAGGTTTACTGGAGCGGCAAACCATACCACTCAATATGCATGGCTGGGATTTGCGCGGTATTGATCCTTTGTTGAATATGGGTGGCACCATTTTAGGAACTATCAATAAAGGAGACACCTTAGCCCATGCTAGTGAAATGATTGCCAGTTATGAAGCTTTGGCAATAGATGCTTTAATTGTTATTGGTGGCGATGGTAGTCTGAGTATTCTCCATCAGTTAGCTACTTTAGGCAATTGGAATATAATAGCCATACCCAAGACAATTGATAATGATGTCGCCCTCACAGAACGAGCGATTGGGTTTGATACATCTGTAAATACAATAGTTGATGCTCTCAATCGTCTCACGTTTACCGCTGCTAGTCACGATCGCGTCATGATTGTTGAAGTTATGGGACGCACAGCCGGTCATTTAGCACTAAACGCAGGAATTGCTGGTGGCGCTGATGTAATTTTGATACCCGAAATCCCCTATACAATTCAGGGTCTATGTAACCATTTAGCCGAATTGCGCGATCGCTGGCGGCGCAAATTTGCTATTATTGTGGTTGCTGAAGGTGTTTCACTTTGTCTAGAAGATTTAGCTGATAACTCCCTTCTCAAAGACAAGCAAGAATCATGCCCATCTCCAAAATGCGGTATAGGTCAATACATCGCCCAAAAAATTGCCGCTTGTAGTTCCCAGCCAGTTGATACCAGAGTTTCTGTGTTAGGACATATTCAACGTGGTGGAATTCCATCGGCGTTGGACCGCTTGACGGCGACAGTTTTTGGTAAGATCGCAGTGGATTTAATTGCTCAAGAACAATATCAGCAAATGGTAGCTTGGCAAAATGGACAAGTCTTAGCTATTCCCATTGCAGAAGTTGTGGCTCGCAGTCCGTTTCAAGTACCTACTAATGGTTATTTGGTGCAAACCGCTCGGTCTTTGGGCGTTTATATTGGGGAGAATAATAACTCCTAA
- a CDS encoding dihydroorotate dehydrogenase-like protein, translated as MDLTTSYMGLKLRSPLVPSASPLSQDVDKIKWMEEAGAAAVVMHSLFEEQLSRERYELHHHLTYGTESFAESLTYFPEPDSFCIGPEEYLHHIRQIQEQVEIPIIASLNGCSVGGWTDYARLIEEAGASALELNIYYVPTDIDLTSEDIEQTYIDILGAVKAAITIPVAVKLSPYFSNMANMAKRLDNAGANGLVLFNRFYQPDINLELLEVEPHVLLSTPQAMRLPLRWIAILYGRIQASLAATSGIHNGHDVLKMLMAGANITMLCSVLLQHGINHIQCIEREMREWMEKHEYQSVQQLQGSMSQRNCPNPSAFERAQYMRALQTYNP; from the coding sequence ATCGATTTAACGACTAGTTACATGGGTTTAAAATTGCGATCGCCACTTGTGCCTTCTGCATCGCCCCTATCACAAGATGTTGATAAAATCAAGTGGATGGAAGAAGCCGGTGCTGCAGCGGTGGTGATGCATTCGCTGTTTGAAGAACAGTTAAGTCGGGAACGTTATGAACTGCATCATCATCTTACCTATGGGACTGAGAGTTTTGCTGAATCTCTGACCTATTTTCCTGAACCAGACAGCTTTTGTATCGGACCTGAAGAATATTTGCACCATATTCGCCAAATCCAAGAACAGGTAGAAATTCCGATTATTGCTAGTTTAAATGGTTGTTCAGTGGGAGGATGGACAGACTACGCCAGACTCATCGAAGAAGCAGGAGCATCAGCCCTGGAATTGAATATTTATTATGTCCCTACAGATATAGATCTGACAAGTGAGGATATAGAACAAACATATATTGATATTCTCGGTGCCGTCAAGGCAGCAATCACGATTCCCGTAGCAGTGAAACTGAGTCCCTATTTCAGCAATATGGCGAATATGGCGAAGCGTTTAGATAACGCCGGCGCTAATGGCTTGGTGTTGTTCAATCGATTCTACCAGCCAGATATCAATTTAGAACTCTTGGAGGTAGAACCCCATGTATTATTAAGTACTCCCCAGGCGATGCGTTTACCTCTGCGCTGGATTGCGATTCTTTATGGTCGGATTCAAGCCAGCCTAGCTGCTACCAGCGGTATTCATAACGGACATGATGTATTGAAAATGCTCATGGCTGGTGCTAATATTACTATGCTTTGTTCCGTCCTGCTACAGCATGGCATCAATCACATCCAATGTATTGAACGGGAAATGCGCGAATGGATGGAAAAACACGAATACCAATCTGTACAACAGCTTCAAGGAAGCATGAGCCAGCGCAATTGTCCTAACCCCAGCGCCTTTGAACGCGCTCAATATATGCGAGCATTACAAACTTACAACCCATAA
- the nifJ gene encoding pyruvate:ferredoxin (flavodoxin) oxidoreductase has protein sequence MNNKTFATIDGNEAVAQVVYKLNEVIAIYPITPSSTMAEWADTWASEAKPNIWGTVPTVVEMQSEAGVAGAVHGALQTGSLTTTFTASQGLLLMIPNMYKIAGELTSTVFHIAARSLAAQALSIFGDHSDVMAVRGTGFAMLCAASVQEAHDFALISFRTTLESRLPFLHFFDGFRTSHEINKVELLTDDNLQAFIPNELIFAHRSRALTPDKPVLRGTSQNPDVYFQARETVNPYYLACPDITQKVMDEFYQITGRQYQLFEYHGDSSAERVIILMGSGCEAVHETVDYLNNRGAKVGVVKVRLYRPFDNQRFVAALPPTTRSIAVLDRTKEPGAGGEPLYLDIVNAIHEANPKSQTCTERSRSVPQGSRSISNLKSIVGGRYGLSSKEFTPAMIKAVFDNLATTAPKNHFTVGINDDVTHTSLDYDHDFSIEADNIVRAIFYGLGADGTVGANKNSIKIIGEETDNYAQGYFVYDSKKSGSVTISHLRFGNQPIRSTYLITKANFVACHQWGFLEQFDMLSHIVPGGTFLLNSPDNVEEIWQLLPRLVQEQIIERQLKLYVINAHKVAREAGMAGRINTVMQVCFFALSGVLPKEVAIAEIKQSIRKTYGKKGGEIVQMNLNAVDSTLEHLYEVQIPSQIDSEIALHPPVPDTAPVFVREVLGKMIAKCGDDLPVSALPIDGTYPTGTAKWEKRNITQEIPVWDPDVCIQCGKCVMVCPHSVIRSKVYEPAQLENAPLTFKTVNAKDHDWQGLKFTIQVAAEDCTGCGICVDICPAKNKAEPRKKAINMAPQRPLREQERENWDFFLNIPNPDRRLLKLTHINQQQMEEPLFEFSGACAGCGETPYIKLASQLFGDRMIIANATGCSSIYGGNLPTTPWTQNAQGRGPAWSNSLFEDNAEFGLGFRVSIDKQAEFAAELLQQLASVVGEELANNILNAKQKDEADIWEQRERVALLKQKLAEIQEPNLKSQIQHLQSLADYLVKKSVWIIGGDGWAYDIGFGGLDHVIASGRNVNILVLDTEVYSNTGGQMSKATPKGAVAKFAAGGKPAVKKDLGLMAMTYGNVYVASVAMGARDEHTLKAFLEAEAYSGPSLIIAYSHCIAHGINMTTAMQNQKAAVDSGRWLLYRFHPDRIQMGENPLQLDSRTPRLPIEQSMYLENRFKMLTKTKPEAAKELLQEAQADVNTRWEMYQYLATRKL, from the coding sequence ATGAACAACAAAACCTTTGCAACCATAGATGGCAATGAAGCTGTCGCTCAAGTAGTCTATAAACTCAATGAAGTCATAGCAATTTATCCAATTACTCCCTCCTCAACAATGGCTGAGTGGGCTGATACTTGGGCTAGTGAAGCCAAACCCAACATTTGGGGTACCGTTCCCACAGTAGTAGAGATGCAGAGTGAAGCAGGTGTCGCTGGTGCGGTACATGGGGCGCTACAAACAGGTTCACTGACAACCACCTTTACAGCATCCCAGGGATTATTGTTGATGATCCCGAATATGTATAAGATAGCCGGGGAACTGACATCTACAGTCTTTCATATTGCAGCGCGATCGCTCGCAGCGCAAGCCCTCTCTATTTTCGGCGACCACAGTGATGTCATGGCTGTTCGTGGTACGGGTTTTGCAATGTTGTGCGCTGCTTCTGTCCAAGAAGCCCATGATTTTGCACTTATTTCTTTCCGCACAACTTTAGAATCACGCCTACCTTTCCTACACTTTTTTGACGGCTTTCGTACCTCCCACGAAATTAATAAAGTAGAACTATTAACAGATGATAATTTACAAGCATTCATCCCCAATGAATTAATATTCGCCCATCGGTCACGGGCCCTAACTCCCGATAAACCAGTGTTACGCGGAACATCCCAAAACCCCGATGTCTATTTCCAAGCTAGGGAAACCGTCAATCCTTATTATTTAGCTTGTCCTGACATCACCCAAAAAGTGATGGATGAATTTTACCAAATCACCGGGCGACAATATCAATTATTTGAATATCATGGCGACTCTTCAGCAGAACGAGTAATTATATTGATGGGTTCCGGTTGCGAAGCGGTACATGAAACTGTAGATTATCTGAATAACCGTGGTGCAAAAGTCGGCGTCGTTAAAGTGCGACTATATCGCCCCTTTGATAACCAGCGATTTGTCGCCGCTTTACCCCCCACGACCCGCAGCATCGCCGTTTTAGACCGTACCAAAGAACCAGGCGCAGGTGGTGAACCGTTATATTTAGATATAGTCAATGCAATTCATGAAGCCAATCCAAAATCCCAAACTTGTACTGAGCGTTCGCGCAGCGTCCCGCAGGGAAGTCGAAGTATCTCAAATCTCAAATCGATTGTGGGTGGTCGTTATGGTTTATCATCCAAAGAATTTACACCAGCGATGATTAAAGCGGTGTTTGATAACCTAGCGACAACTGCACCCAAAAATCATTTTACTGTGGGAATCAATGATGATGTCACCCACACAAGTTTAGACTATGATCACGATTTCAGCATTGAAGCAGATAATATAGTGCGAGCCATTTTTTATGGCTTGGGTGCAGATGGCACCGTGGGAGCCAACAAAAACTCAATTAAGATTATAGGCGAAGAAACAGACAATTACGCTCAAGGATATTTTGTTTACGATTCCAAAAAATCAGGTTCTGTTACCATCTCCCATCTCCGCTTTGGAAATCAACCAATTCGCTCTACTTATTTAATCACCAAAGCAAATTTTGTCGCCTGTCACCAGTGGGGATTTCTCGAACAGTTCGATATGTTAAGTCATATTGTCCCCGGTGGAACTTTTCTGTTAAATAGTCCTGATAATGTAGAAGAAATTTGGCAACTTTTACCGCGATTAGTACAAGAGCAAATTATCGAGAGACAACTAAAACTTTATGTAATTAACGCTCATAAAGTCGCCCGTGAAGCCGGGATGGCTGGACGCATTAACACAGTCATGCAAGTTTGTTTCTTTGCATTATCGGGTGTATTACCAAAAGAAGTAGCGATCGCCGAAATTAAACAGTCTATCCGCAAGACTTACGGTAAAAAAGGCGGCGAAATCGTGCAAATGAACCTGAACGCTGTCGATAGTACCTTAGAACATCTATATGAAGTGCAAATTCCGTCTCAGATTGATAGTGAAATAGCACTCCATCCACCCGTACCAGACACAGCACCCGTCTTTGTGCGCGAAGTTTTGGGTAAAATGATTGCCAAGTGTGGCGACGATTTACCAGTCAGCGCTTTACCAATAGATGGCACCTATCCCACCGGCACAGCAAAATGGGAAAAACGCAACATTACCCAAGAAATTCCCGTTTGGGACCCGGATGTTTGCATTCAATGTGGGAAATGCGTCATGGTCTGTCCTCACAGTGTGATTCGTAGTAAAGTTTACGAACCAGCCCAACTGGAAAATGCCCCATTAACCTTCAAGACTGTCAATGCTAAAGACCATGATTGGCAAGGCTTAAAGTTCACAATCCAGGTAGCAGCAGAAGACTGTACAGGCTGCGGTATATGCGTAGATATTTGTCCAGCCAAGAATAAAGCAGAACCACGGAAAAAAGCGATTAATATGGCACCGCAACGACCATTGCGGGAACAAGAACGAGAAAATTGGGATTTCTTCTTGAATATTCCCAATCCAGATAGACGACTGCTAAAGCTGACACATATTAACCAGCAGCAGATGGAAGAACCCCTATTTGAATTTTCTGGAGCTTGCGCCGGTTGTGGCGAGACACCTTATATTAAATTAGCTAGCCAGTTATTTGGCGATCGCATGATCATTGCCAATGCTACAGGCTGTTCATCCATCTACGGCGGTAATTTACCCACCACCCCTTGGACACAAAACGCCCAAGGACGAGGCCCTGCTTGGTCGAATAGCTTATTTGAAGATAACGCCGAATTTGGTTTAGGTTTTCGGGTTTCCATTGACAAACAAGCAGAATTCGCCGCCGAATTACTGCAACAACTAGCATCAGTAGTCGGGGAAGAACTAGCAAATAACATCCTCAACGCCAAACAAAAAGACGAAGCTGATATTTGGGAACAACGGGAACGAGTAGCCCTGCTCAAACAAAAGTTAGCGGAAATTCAAGAACCAAATCTCAAATCTCAAATTCAACATCTCCAATCCTTAGCTGATTACCTCGTCAAAAAGAGCGTTTGGATCATTGGCGGTGACGGTTGGGCTTATGATATCGGCTTTGGTGGACTAGATCATGTCATCGCCAGCGGACGTAACGTGAATATTCTTGTCCTCGACACAGAAGTTTATTCTAACACAGGTGGACAAATGTCCAAAGCCACACCCAAAGGTGCAGTCGCTAAATTTGCTGCTGGCGGTAAACCAGCAGTCAAAAAAGATTTAGGCTTAATGGCAATGACTTACGGTAACGTCTACGTCGCCAGTGTCGCAATGGGCGCAAGAGATGAACATACACTCAAAGCCTTCCTAGAAGCAGAAGCTTATAGCGGTCCATCCCTGATTATTGCCTATAGCCATTGTATAGCTCATGGTATCAACATGACTACAGCGATGCAAAATCAAAAAGCAGCTGTAGATTCTGGCAGATGGCTACTTTATCGCTTCCACCCCGACCGCATCCAGATGGGAGAAAACCCTCTACAACTGGATTCCCGCACGCCGAGGTTGCCAATCGAACAGTCAATGTATTTAGAAAATCGGTTTAAAATGTTGACAAAAACCAAGCCAGAGGCGGCAAAAGAGTTACTTCAAGAGGCACAGGCTGATGTGAATACTCGGTGGGAAATGTATCAATATTTGGCTACAAGGAAGTTATGA
- a CDS encoding glycosyltransferase family 4 protein: protein MEHISQLTAKVRDKTAFPDILVMSRSFLPKEAVIGEYIYNRCLQDPERVIVLSAACCGDKVFDQAQQFPIYRWPYPRYSGHSLVGNFFQPFLNLVWTFVLAIRLYLRYHYRYIEWGHGYDFPSLLLLSYFLPIRFFIYLHGNDILCALRNPVLRSLFKLTLKRAEGIVCNSSFTQDYLRSTFRLDTPTHIINPVVRPEKFNVIPSQGNLEDLRVRVRQTYNIPETAIVILSVGQLVKHKSFNRVIDNLPLLLNVGVDVHYILCGQGACESELKSQTQRLRLDKRVHFAGYVPERELAGYYAACDIFAMLTLCDNKASRIESFGIVYLEASYFGKPVIASRLASVIDAVRHEENGILVNPNSGYEVFQAFKRLCQDQSLREQLGRKGKELTKRKTLHRSLYKSESLVNN from the coding sequence ATGGAACATATTTCACAACTGACGGCAAAAGTTAGAGATAAAACTGCATTCCCGGACATTTTAGTCATGTCCCGTAGTTTCCTACCGAAAGAGGCTGTAATTGGAGAATATATTTATAATCGCTGTCTCCAAGATCCAGAGAGGGTAATTGTTTTGTCCGCTGCTTGCTGTGGGGATAAAGTATTTGACCAAGCTCAACAATTTCCGATATATCGCTGGCCTTACCCTAGATACTCCGGTCATAGTTTGGTGGGGAATTTTTTCCAGCCTTTCTTGAATCTGGTCTGGACATTTGTATTAGCCATCAGACTTTATTTGCGCTATCACTACCGCTATATTGAATGGGGTCATGGCTACGATTTTCCTTCCCTGTTACTACTGAGCTATTTTTTACCTATTCGCTTTTTTATATACCTGCACGGTAACGATATTCTCTGTGCTTTACGCAATCCCGTATTGCGATCGCTATTTAAATTGACACTTAAACGAGCCGAAGGCATTGTTTGTAACAGTTCCTTTACACAAGATTACCTCAGATCGACTTTCCGCTTGGATACCCCTACCCACATAATTAACCCTGTGGTTAGACCGGAAAAATTTAACGTCATACCCAGTCAAGGTAATCTTGAGGACTTACGTGTGCGGGTGCGCCAAACTTACAACATTCCAGAAACAGCAATAGTAATTCTCTCGGTGGGACAACTTGTCAAGCATAAAAGCTTTAATCGCGTGATTGATAACTTACCACTACTGCTGAATGTTGGGGTTGATGTCCACTATATACTATGTGGACAAGGTGCTTGTGAATCGGAATTGAAATCTCAGACCCAGCGCTTGCGACTCGATAAAAGAGTACACTTTGCTGGGTACGTACCCGAACGGGAATTAGCAGGCTACTATGCAGCTTGTGACATATTTGCCATGCTAACTTTGTGCGATAATAAAGCCAGTAGAATCGAGAGTTTTGGCATCGTTTACTTAGAAGCGAGTTATTTTGGTAAGCCCGTCATTGCTTCGCGTTTAGCTAGTGTAATCGATGCAGTTCGTCACGAAGAAAATGGCATACTCGTTAATCCCAATTCTGGCTATGAAGTTTTTCAAGCATTCAAGCGGTTGTGTCAAGATCAGTCACTACGAGAACAGCTCGGTCGCAAAGGTAAAGAATTAACCAAGCGCAAAACCCTGCACCGTTCACTGTATAAATCTGAGTCTTTGGTCAATAATTAG
- the thiS gene encoding sulfur carrier protein ThiS — MPNQITLQVNGEIHNCSSPIPLPDLLQHLGFNPRLVAVEYNGEILHRQLWNQTNVQQGDRLEIVTIVGGG; from the coding sequence ATGCCTAATCAGATTACGCTGCAAGTTAATGGGGAAATCCATAACTGTTCATCGCCAATTCCTTTACCCGACTTACTCCAACATCTGGGTTTCAATCCTCGCTTGGTAGCGGTGGAGTATAACGGTGAAATTTTACATCGTCAGTTGTGGAATCAGACAAACGTCCAACAAGGCGATCGCTTAGAAATTGTCACCATTGTTGGTGGTGGGTAA